AAATGGCACGATTGATCAGTTAGATAGAGTCATCGAACACCTTCAGACAAACCCGCATAGCCGCAAACATATTGTTACGGCATGGAACCCTGCGGAATTAGATGAAATGGCATTGACACCCTGCCACATGTGTTTCCAGTTCGTCGTAGCGGACGGTAAGTTGTCGCTGCAGATGTATCAACCGAGTTGCGATATGTTTTTAGGGGTCCCGTTTAATATCGCATCCTATTCGCTTCTGCTACACATGGTCGCACAGGTAACAGGCTTTACACCTCATGAATTCATCCACACCTTAGGCGATGCGCACATCTATCACGAACACCTTGAAGCCGTCCAAACCCAATTAAAGCGGGAACCTTACCCACTCCCACGACTTGAACTCAATCCGAAAATCAAGTCGATTGACGCTTTCAAGATGCAACACATTCAATTGGTAGACTACCAACACCACGGGGCTATTTACGCACCTATGATTGTGTAGGATTCTCGAGGTATAACGCTACAGAGGAGGTACCGATGAAAGTGGCGTTGGCGAAACACCGGAGATCTTCGTTGCATATTTCCGCGTCTCTTCCAATTCTACTGACTAACGCAAGTTGCCACTTATAGTAACGTGAGTTTGATAAAAGTACAAGTTGGGTTTCGCTACCGGTATTGACACAGAAAGTGTCTTGAAAAACGACATATCTTTCCACATTCTGTGATTTTTTCGGCGTATTTACCGCTCTACCTAGTGCTTTGTCACATCATAAATGATGGGTATATCGGGCGGGGAAACCCCGCCCCTACGAATACTTCTACCTATCATTTCAAGGTTGACAGACTACTAGTGCTGTGTCACTCCTAAAATGATGGATGTGGGCAGCCACAAGGGACTGCCCCTACAGGGAAAANNNNNNNNNNNNNNNNNNNNNNNNNNNNNNNNNNNNNNNNNNNNNNNNNNNNNNNNNNNNNNNNNNNNNTTCACTCCGTTCTACCTGCAGGAAATACCCAATCAAAAACACCTACAAAAAGTCAAAATAACGTTGACAAACTACTAGAGGAAACACCCAAGCAAAAACACCTACAGATTTATTTTCAAACTGGCATTATAGTAAAGTTTAGAATTAATTAGACAGTCTACAGAGGCGAGGATACATGAAGATTAATAATTTAATCGGGTAATTTTTACCGATATCCGGTGCGGTTGGGTGAAAGACCCTACCGGACCTGGCGGAACATAACGGTAATTTAAGGAGACTATGACAAAGAAAAAGCAAAATCAAGACAATTTCGACCACTCTCAACAGAACGGCAATTCCTCAGTCTCAGACGAACTTACGCTGGCAGAGGAAGCCGGTTTTCTCATTCAAATTGCTTTCGAGGAATTTGAAGAGATTATCATTAATTACCCTCACCACGCCGCCTACTGCTTCGCGTCAATCACGCGCTTAGTGGATACAGCTGAGAATCTGTCGCACTTCACACGACGGTTGGGCATGTGGCTCTGGATAGAAGTCCTTGCTTTTCAAACAGAAGAACCGCTGGATCTCGCGGAATTCGTCGAACAATTTGAAATCGATCTGGAGAGCATCAGGACCGGGGTTAACGAGCTTGTGAACGCCGAAGAATTTAAGGTTGAATGGGAACAGGAAAAGCAAATCAAACTCGTCCCCCGTATGGCAAAGGAGACAGTCATCCATTTTGCTGAACGGGTTTTAAGTGGGATAAGAGCAGGAAAACAGGAGGAAGGAGCAGAATCTTAAAAAATGGTAGTTTCAATGATTGCCGCACTGGATAAAAACAGGCTCATCGGTAACGGACCGGATATCCCATGGCAGATGCCCGTCGATCGACGACATTTCCGCGATATGACAATTGGCAAGCCCGTCGTTATGGGACGTAAGACCTTTGAAACGCTTAAACGTCCTCTGGGCAAGCGGCGCAACATCATTCTCACACGAAACAGGGCTTACGAGGCACCGAAAGGGTGTATCGTTGCCCATTCGGTGGAAGAGATCCTCAAACTTTGTGCGGGAACAGAGGAACTCATGATATGCGGCGGTGCACCTATCTACGAAGCCTTTTTACCGCACGCACACCGACTCTACCTGACGCAGATCCACGGAACATTTGAAGGCGATGTTTATTTTCCAGCGTTCGATACCGAAGCGTGGCAAGAAATCAAACGCATTGATGGTGAACCCGACGAGAAAAATCCGTATCCTTACAGTTTTTTGTTTTTAGAAAGAAAGTAGGAGGTGTTCGGTGCTTAATTTGTGTATGCTTTCCGGTTCCTTTGAGTACGATTCCGAGGTATCCTTGACGACTTTCAAAACATTCGTTGAAAAACACTATCCGATCCAAACGAATTTAGTCGTCTACAATTCAGAAGATCACGATCCGTCTTTAGAAGCGTTAGATGATGCAGATGTGCTATTGGTTTTCACACGCCGTCTCAATACAGAGGGGGCATCACTGAAACAATTTCAAGCCTACTGCGAACAAGGCAAGCCGCTCGTTGGTGTCAGAACAGCGAGCCACGCTTATCAAAACTGGCTGGAATTCGATAAAGCCGTATTGGGAGGCGACTATCAAGGCCATTACGGTGACGGTCCTCCCACGCACGTGGAATTGATTGCTACAGGACATCCTATCCTGAACGGCATTCCAGCGTTTGACTGTTACGGGAGTCTTTACAAAAACCCATCACTTCGCGACGATACTTCTCTACTCTTAACGGGACGGACAGATGAACATTCAGAACCTGTCGCATGGACCCGTTTGCATAATGGTGGACGCATCTGTTATACTTCATTAGGGCACCAGAAAGATTTTGAAGTAGAACCTTTTTTACGATTCCTGGCACAAAGTATCTTGTGGGTAGCGGAACAGATATAGGCAAAAATCCAAGGCATTTTGGAGATATGGAAACCCTGACAATTGTGAATGGCGACATCTACACCCCAACGCACTATGGACACGGGAGTATCGTCATTCAAAACGACAAAATTTCAA
This portion of the Candidatus Poribacteria bacterium genome encodes:
- a CDS encoding thymidylate synthase; its protein translation is MKQYLEGLQQVFDAGIDREGRNGVTRALFGMQMRYNMEDGFPAVTTKKLAFRSVKAELLGFLRGYDHVEQFQKLGTPIWDANAEAWGRDGYLGRIYGVQWRRWKTENGTIDQLDRVIEHLQTNPHSRKHIVTAWNPAELDEMALTPCHMCFQFVVADGKLSLQMYQPSCDMFLGVPFNIASYSLLLHMVAQVTGFTPHEFIHTLGDAHIYHEHLEAVQTQLKREPYPLPRLELNPKIKSIDAFKMQHIQLVDYQHHGAIYAPMIV
- a CDS encoding dihydrofolate reductase; translated protein: MVVSMIAALDKNRLIGNGPDIPWQMPVDRRHFRDMTIGKPVVMGRKTFETLKRPLGKRRNIILTRNRAYEAPKGCIVAHSVEEILKLCAGTEELMICGGAPIYEAFLPHAHRLYLTQIHGTFEGDVYFPAFDTEAWQEIKRIDGEPDEKNPYPYSFLFLERK
- a CDS encoding ThuA domain-containing protein; amino-acid sequence: MLNLCMLSGSFEYDSEVSLTTFKTFVEKHYPIQTNLVVYNSEDHDPSLEALDDADVLLVFTRRLNTEGASLKQFQAYCEQGKPLVGVRTASHAYQNWLEFDKAVLGGDYQGHYGDGPPTHVELIATGHPILNGIPAFDCYGSLYKNPSLRDDTSLLLTGRTDEHSEPVAWTRLHNGGRICYTSLGHQKDFEVEPFLRFLAQSILWVAEQI